TTGGTTTCATGCCGCATCGCTAGGCGAATATGAGCAAGGCTTGCCTGTGATTGAAAAAATTAAAGAACAATTACCAAGTCATAAAATTGTCTTGACTTTTTTTTCCCCATCAGGTTACGAGGTTCGAAAAAACAATACTGTGGCTAATGTTACGGTATATTTACCAATGGACACAAAGGAAAATTCTCAACAATTTCTTGACCTCGTTCATCCTGAAATGGCGTTTTTTATCAAGTACGAATATTGGCCGAATTACTTAAACGAACTCAAAAAACGCGATATAAAAACCTATTTGATTTCTGGAATTTTAAGAGAAAATCAAGCCTTTTTTAAATGGTACGGCGGGTTTTATAGAAAAGCGCTCGATGCTTTTACTTACTTTTTTGTTCAAAATGAAAGTTCTAAAAAACTCTTGCAACAATTAGGTAAAAGCAATGTTATTGTGTCTGGTGACACCCGTTTTGATCGTGTGGCCACCATTTTAGAAAAAGACAATACGCTGGATTTTATTGCTCAATTTAAGGATAACACTACCACAATTGTTGTGGGAAGTTCTTGGCCAAAGGATGAAGATTTTATTGTAAACTTCCTTAACTCGACTGCTTTGAATGTGAAATTTATAATTGCTCCACACAATATTAAAGACGAGCAAATTCAAAAACTCAAAAACAGCATCAGCCGAAAAACTGTTTTATTCTCTGAAAAAGAAAATAAAAACCTAGGCGATTTTGATGTTTTTATCATTGACACCATTGGGATTTTGACCAAAATTTACAGTTATGCTGATATTGCTTATGTGGGTGGCGGCTTTGGAAATCCTGGCGTGCACAATGTTTTAGAACCAGCTACTTTTGGTGTTCCAATCGTTATTGGCTCCAATTATTCGCATTTTGCAGAAGCAATCGCATTGCTAAACATGGAAGCGTGTACTGCCATAAACAATCAACAAGAACTGAACGAGGCTTTTGAAAATTTAATTCGAAATGAAGACATCCGTCACGAAAAAGGACATATGTGCAGCACTTTTGTACAAATGAACAAAGGCGCAACACAAATGATTGTGAGCCGAATTTAACCCGTTTTTAAAAGGTTTGATTAAATTAGTTTAGTCAACCGTTCACAAATTAATAAACCATTAAGTTCAGTAAGAAAATTAAGAATCATTGTGCTCACTGTTGCTTAATTCTATTTATGATTTAGAGAACAAGTTAATTTTGAAAACAGTTCTGAAAGAGCTGTTAACTAGAATTCAAATTAAAAATCATTGCGCCCATGACCGAAGACTAAGTTATTGCTATAAACTGAGCTTATCTTTGAAATTGCTGGCTTGTCTTCGGGAAATTTCCACTTTAATATCTTTTGGAAGTTCTGCTAAAAGATTACCGCTAAACCAGGTTTCA
This portion of the Flavobacterium sp. CECT 9288 genome encodes:
- a CDS encoding 3-deoxy-D-manno-octulosonic acid transferase yields the protein MLFIYNLLVLFASFLLKIVALFSPKMKLFVEGRKGVFTQLEQQIKPTDKTIWFHAASLGEYEQGLPVIEKIKEQLPSHKIVLTFFSPSGYEVRKNNTVANVTVYLPMDTKENSQQFLDLVHPEMAFFIKYEYWPNYLNELKKRDIKTYLISGILRENQAFFKWYGGFYRKALDAFTYFFVQNESSKKLLQQLGKSNVIVSGDTRFDRVATILEKDNTLDFIAQFKDNTTTIVVGSSWPKDEDFIVNFLNSTALNVKFIIAPHNIKDEQIQKLKNSISRKTVLFSEKENKNLGDFDVFIIDTIGILTKIYSYADIAYVGGGFGNPGVHNVLEPATFGVPIVIGSNYSHFAEAIALLNMEACTAINNQQELNEAFENLIRNEDIRHEKGHMCSTFVQMNKGATQMIVSRI